In Corynebacterium matruchotii, a single genomic region encodes these proteins:
- a CDS encoding DUF4185 domain-containing protein: MCALALTMAISTSVIVAPNASAQSSDLSSGSSSSSSDSNKSSGSSGSSDLWERILKLLGRSKIVPLIMQVSPGIITKKMGDILGRGISDHVGAMAGDLGIMVPINKNKEFAIIFGDSFSGNGFGQGNWMSPIGAIATYDDNGQIVVKRPLNKGDRIEQLLKYNHDNNLTLIPSDVINLDGTLYMQGMWNEGLGNVRGTQIWKSTDQGKTWSSVATTSKHFMNGFGDLLTWERGDDGYVYVMSSRFNRNDGVYLSRFRPEQIGDRNTWEHYVNGSWEANGGRNISPIIKDDMKAGEMSLRRIEDHWVLCMFNEKTASIEVRISDRIDTNWNDIKPAHVVVAGNGGWGAAQTPNNFTQLYGGYIAPGSTIADMNIVVSQWNTSNNSRYMSTQFNVKGLDKFFGITPKAEEVTANGAQAKPELQNAPAPANHDGSDNQGSGVGDDRQIEVRESPVDPEVSGQLAEEKAAEAAADVTVVPLDEEHQ; this comes from the coding sequence ATGTGTGCGTTAGCCCTCACCATGGCTATCTCTACCAGCGTTATTGTAGCGCCTAACGCGAGTGCTCAAAGCTCTGATCTGTCGTCTGGCAGCTCTAGTAGCTCCAGCGATTCCAATAAGTCTAGTGGGTCTAGCGGATCCTCTGATTTGTGGGAAAGAATTCTCAAACTCCTCGGCCGTTCCAAAATCGTCCCACTCATCATGCAAGTAAGCCCCGGAATCATCACCAAAAAAATGGGAGACATCCTAGGACGTGGCATCTCAGATCATGTGGGAGCCATGGCTGGCGATCTTGGCATCATGGTGCCCATCAACAAGAACAAAGAATTCGCCATTATCTTTGGCGACTCTTTCAGCGGAAACGGCTTTGGCCAAGGCAATTGGATGAGCCCCATTGGTGCCATCGCTACCTATGATGATAATGGCCAAATTGTCGTCAAACGGCCCCTGAATAAAGGCGATAGAATTGAGCAATTGCTCAAGTATAATCACGACAATAATCTGACTCTCATTCCTTCGGACGTCATCAACCTGGATGGAACCCTCTACATGCAGGGCATGTGGAACGAAGGGCTCGGTAATGTTCGCGGCACCCAAATTTGGAAGTCAACCGACCAGGGCAAAACGTGGTCGTCTGTCGCCACTACCAGTAAACATTTCATGAATGGTTTTGGTGATCTTCTCACCTGGGAACGTGGTGACGACGGTTACGTCTATGTCATGTCCAGCCGTTTCAACCGTAATGATGGTGTCTATCTCAGTCGTTTCCGACCCGAACAAATCGGGGACCGCAATACCTGGGAGCACTATGTCAATGGGAGTTGGGAAGCCAATGGGGGCAGGAATATCAGTCCTATCATCAAGGACGATATGAAAGCCGGTGAAATGTCCCTTCGCCGTATCGAAGACCATTGGGTACTGTGCATGTTTAATGAAAAAACCGCATCCATCGAGGTTCGTATTTCTGACCGTATTGATACTAATTGGAACGATATCAAGCCTGCTCACGTTGTTGTTGCAGGTAATGGTGGGTGGGGCGCCGCACAGACCCCCAATAACTTCACTCAACTTTACGGTGGTTACATTGCACCAGGATCCACGATTGCCGATATGAATATCGTGGTTTCCCAATGGAACACCAGTAATAATAGTCGGTATATGTCCACGCAGTTTAACGTGAAAGGCCTGGACAAATTCTTCGGGATCACTCCCAAGGCCGAGGAAGTCACCGCCAACGGTGCTCAGGCGAAGCCCGAATTGCAGAATGCGCCAGCACCCGCCAACCACGATGGAAGTGATAATCAAGGATCTGGCGTGGGTGATGACCGTCAGATTGAGGTTCGAGAATCGCCAGTTGACCCCGAAGTCAGTGGACAGCTTGCCGAAGAAAAAGCCGCTGAAGCTGCTGCCGATGTCACAGTGGTACCGCTGGATGAAGAACACCAGTAA
- a CDS encoding HAD family hydrolase, whose product MRGLIIDYVGVLDGTDEDQRRWRNLLETVRQVGIPTAVLSNDPGGPAADPIRVLETQGIVDAVLLSGEIGAEKPSKEAFQAAADALDLPMRDCVMVDDSILNVRGAVEAGLVGVYYQQFDRAIVEITGLLDIEGEF is encoded by the coding sequence GTGCGTGGTTTAATTATTGACTATGTGGGGGTGTTGGACGGTACTGATGAAGATCAGCGTCGGTGGCGCAACCTGCTAGAAACCGTTCGGCAGGTGGGCATCCCGACTGCTGTGTTATCGAATGATCCGGGTGGCCCGGCTGCTGATCCCATTCGGGTTTTAGAGACACAAGGCATAGTAGACGCGGTGCTGTTGTCCGGTGAGATTGGGGCGGAGAAGCCTAGTAAAGAAGCATTTCAAGCAGCTGCGGACGCATTGGATTTACCAATGCGGGATTGCGTCATGGTCGATGATTCGATTTTGAATGTGCGTGGCGCGGTCGAGGCTGGTTTGGTGGGGGTGTATTACCAGCAGTTTGATCGAGCGATTGTGGAGATCACCGGGTTGTTGGATATTGAGGGTGAATTCTAG
- the rsrA gene encoding mycothiol system anti-sigma-R factor codes for MHETDWAASRPHVSSECNCHDLHIFLYELVDNELTDEDCSRLKRHISECPACAEKVAAETALREILHCCACDAPKSLRDKIRGELSSRNE; via the coding sequence ATGCACGAAACCGACTGGGCGGCCTCGCGCCCGCACGTCTCTAGCGAATGTAATTGCCATGACCTGCATATATTTCTTTACGAACTGGTAGATAACGAGCTTACCGACGAGGATTGTAGTCGGCTGAAACGTCATATCAGTGAATGTCCAGCCTGCGCCGAAAAAGTAGCTGCCGAGACCGCCTTGCGGGAGATCCTTCACTGTTGTGCTTGTGATGCGCCGAAATCACTGCGAGATAAGATCCGCGGTGAGCTTTCATCTAGGAATGAGTAA
- the secA gene encoding preprotein translocase subunit SecA — MFGLSKVLRMGEGRKIKRLQKIAEEVLALEPEMADLTDEELKAKTDEFKERIADGETVDDLLYEAFAVAREASYRVLGQKHYLVQVMGGAALHFGGVAEMRTGEGKTLTCVLPAYLNALEGKGVHVVTVNDYLAKRDAEWMGRVHRFLGLKVGVILSNMTPEERKTAYDADITYGTNNELGFDYLRDNMVHSLSELVQRGHHYAIVDEVDSILIDEARTPLIISGPADGPSQLYTTFAALAPRMREGIHYEVDHRKRTVGVKEEGVEFVENQLGIENLYAPENSQLVSYLNNAIKAKELFTKDKDYIVSKGEVLIVDDFTGRVLEGRRYNEGMHQAIEAKEGVEIKNENQTLATITLQNYFRLYDKLAGMTGTAETEAAELHQIYKLDVMPIPTNKKPQRVDMTDLVYKTQEAKFAAVVQDIAERVAKGQPVLVGTTSVERSEYLSKLLQRRHIKHNVLNAKFHEQEAQIIARAGLPGQVTVATNMAGRGTDIVLGGNPDIIADINLRERGLDPIETPEEYEAAWDEELEKVKEKAKKEAEKVRKAGGLYVLGTERHESRRIDNQLRGRSGRQGDPGLTRFYLSMRDDLMVRFVGQTMENMMNRLNVPDDVPIEAKMVTNSIKGAQAQVENQNFEMRKNVLKYDEVMNEQRKVIYRERREILESADIAANIQAMIDETITAYVRGATMNGYVEDWDLESLWHALETLYGPSMTVEELIDGTQFGAAGELSADDLLEAVLLDAHTQYEQLEEAVTLIGGEAQMRNLERQVILPILDQKWREHLYEMDYLKEGIGLRAMAQRDPLVEYQKEGGEMFDAMKDAIKEETVRQLFMLRKQFQAQAEAMAAAAEEAQA, encoded by the coding sequence GTGTTTGGACTTTCCAAAGTGCTCCGAATGGGGGAAGGCCGCAAGATTAAACGGCTGCAAAAAATTGCCGAAGAAGTGCTCGCACTCGAACCGGAAATGGCTGACCTCACCGACGAAGAACTGAAGGCGAAAACCGACGAATTTAAGGAGCGCATCGCCGATGGTGAAACTGTTGATGACCTACTCTACGAAGCCTTCGCAGTAGCCCGTGAGGCATCCTACCGAGTGCTGGGTCAAAAACACTACCTTGTGCAGGTCATGGGTGGTGCGGCACTCCACTTCGGTGGTGTTGCCGAGATGCGCACCGGTGAAGGAAAAACCCTGACCTGTGTGCTGCCTGCCTACCTGAATGCCCTGGAGGGCAAGGGCGTGCATGTGGTCACCGTCAACGATTACCTGGCTAAGCGTGACGCGGAATGGATGGGGCGCGTCCACCGGTTCCTGGGTCTGAAAGTCGGCGTGATCCTGTCCAACATGACACCTGAAGAGCGTAAAACCGCCTACGATGCCGACATCACCTACGGCACCAATAACGAACTCGGTTTTGATTACCTTCGTGACAACATGGTGCACTCCTTGTCCGAGCTTGTTCAGCGTGGCCACCACTACGCCATCGTCGACGAGGTGGACTCCATCCTCATCGACGAAGCCCGTACCCCACTCATCATTTCCGGCCCAGCCGACGGCCCCTCGCAGCTCTACACCACCTTTGCGGCATTAGCACCCCGAATGCGTGAAGGCATTCACTATGAGGTTGATCACCGTAAACGCACCGTTGGTGTGAAGGAAGAGGGCGTCGAGTTCGTCGAAAACCAGCTTGGTATCGAAAACCTGTACGCCCCGGAAAACTCGCAGCTGGTCAGCTACCTCAATAATGCCATCAAGGCGAAGGAACTATTCACCAAGGACAAAGACTATATTGTGAGTAAAGGTGAAGTCCTTATCGTCGATGACTTCACCGGTCGCGTCCTGGAAGGCCGCCGCTACAACGAAGGCATGCACCAAGCCATTGAGGCTAAAGAGGGCGTGGAAATCAAGAACGAAAACCAAACTCTCGCCACCATCACGCTACAAAATTACTTCCGGCTTTATGACAAGCTTGCCGGCATGACCGGCACCGCTGAAACCGAAGCTGCCGAGCTGCACCAAATCTACAAGCTTGATGTGATGCCGATTCCTACCAACAAAAAGCCGCAGCGGGTAGACATGACTGACCTGGTATATAAAACCCAGGAAGCCAAATTCGCTGCGGTGGTGCAAGACATTGCGGAACGTGTGGCCAAGGGGCAGCCGGTTTTGGTGGGCACCACCTCTGTGGAGCGTTCGGAATACCTCTCTAAGCTGCTGCAACGCCGGCACATCAAGCATAATGTTCTCAACGCTAAATTCCACGAGCAGGAAGCCCAAATCATCGCTCGCGCCGGTCTGCCCGGCCAGGTGACTGTGGCCACCAACATGGCCGGTCGTGGTACCGACATTGTGTTGGGTGGTAACCCCGACATTATTGCCGACATCAACCTGCGTGAACGCGGCCTCGACCCCATCGAAACTCCTGAAGAGTACGAGGCAGCGTGGGATGAAGAGCTGGAAAAGGTGAAGGAAAAGGCCAAAAAGGAAGCCGAAAAGGTCCGTAAAGCCGGTGGCCTGTACGTGCTCGGCACCGAACGGCATGAGTCCCGCCGCATCGACAACCAGCTGCGTGGCCGTTCCGGCCGTCAGGGTGACCCCGGGCTGACCCGCTTCTACCTGTCCATGCGTGATGACCTCATGGTGCGATTCGTTGGTCAAACCATGGAGAACATGATGAACCGGCTCAACGTCCCTGACGATGTGCCTATCGAAGCAAAAATGGTGACTAATTCCATCAAGGGGGCCCAGGCCCAGGTGGAAAACCAAAACTTCGAAATGCGGAAAAACGTGCTCAAATACGACGAGGTCATGAATGAGCAACGCAAGGTGATCTATCGGGAACGGCGCGAAATTCTCGAATCCGCCGACATCGCCGCCAACATCCAAGCCATGATTGACGAAACCATCACCGCTTACGTGCGTGGCGCCACCATGAACGGCTATGTGGAGGACTGGGATTTGGAATCCCTTTGGCATGCCCTGGAAACCCTGTACGGCCCCTCCATGACGGTTGAGGAGCTTATCGACGGCACTCAATTCGGTGCAGCCGGTGAGCTTTCCGCAGATGACCTGTTGGAGGCAGTTCTGCTTGATGCCCACACTCAATATGAACAACTGGAAGAAGCCGTCACGTTGATCGGTGGCGAAGCCCAGATGCGTAATTTGGAGCGACAGGTGATTTTGCCCATACTCGACCAAAAATGGCGTGAGCACCTTTACGAAATGGATTACCTGAAGGAAGGCATTGGCCTGCGTGCCATGGCGCAGCGGGATCCCCTGGTGGAGTACCAAAAAGAAGGCGGCGAAATGTTCGACGCCATGAAGGACGCCATCAAGGAAGAAACCGTGCGGCAGCTGTTCATGCTGCGTAAACAATTCCAGGCGCAAGCAGAAGCCATGGCCGCAGCAGCCGAGGAGGCCCAGGCTTAA
- a CDS encoding DUF6912 family protein — protein MRVYVPATVDMLWQLNESGELTARSGYGFMVTPAVRDFFIEGEEEDFSEYVFDDASRASLRLLATGEVEKFPHRRVVISIDVPDSAVTYRPELGESVVSLDPPTFSLQSVAAIHVDVESSEPATQKAIAVIDAADLGDEDAELTVGDALANYLAWFDPSELGVIVELL, from the coding sequence ATGCGTGTATATGTGCCAGCAACTGTGGATATGCTCTGGCAGTTGAATGAGTCGGGGGAGCTGACCGCTAGGTCTGGTTATGGGTTTATGGTGACTCCGGCTGTTCGGGATTTCTTTATTGAGGGGGAGGAAGAGGATTTTTCGGAATATGTTTTTGACGATGCTTCACGGGCATCATTGCGTCTGCTTGCTACCGGTGAGGTGGAGAAATTCCCGCATCGGCGGGTGGTAATCTCCATTGACGTGCCAGATTCTGCAGTAACGTACCGCCCGGAGCTGGGGGAGTCTGTGGTGTCGTTGGATCCTCCGACGTTTTCGTTGCAGTCGGTTGCGGCGATTCATGTTGACGTGGAGTCGAGCGAGCCTGCCACGCAGAAAGCAATTGCGGTGATTGATGCTGCCGATTTGGGTGATGAGGATGCGGAGCTCACCGTCGGTGATGCATTGGCTAATTATTTGGCGTGGTTTGACCCCTCCGAGTTGGGTGTCATAGTGGAGTTGCTTTAA
- the rsgA gene encoding ribosome small subunit-dependent GTPase A gives MTRSWDESDVKIRPSKRSRPRTKDRPKHDDAKFGMVITKDRGRWGVVLDDQSAQENPIVCMRARELGRTPIEVGDRVGIVGDTSGRKDTLARIVKLAERQSVLRRTADDTDPYERIVVANAEQLLIVCAVADPPPRTGFVERALVAAFVGNLQPIICLTKSDLADPTQFATEFDALNVPVVICGINDHLEPILDIVSGHVTALIGHSGVGKSTLVNRIIPHAQRETGEVSGVGKGRHTSTQTVALRLPTDGWIIDTPGIRSFGLAHVNADTVVGVFEDLAEAVHDCPRGCTHAGPPTDPECQLDSFNIDSPTGRRVIAVRKLLAALRSNVEWK, from the coding sequence ATGACACGTTCCTGGGATGAATCCGATGTCAAGATCCGCCCATCTAAACGTTCCCGCCCCCGAACTAAAGACCGACCAAAGCATGACGATGCCAAATTCGGCATGGTGATAACCAAGGATCGGGGCCGGTGGGGAGTAGTGTTAGATGACCAGAGCGCCCAGGAAAACCCCATAGTATGCATGCGCGCTCGGGAGCTCGGTCGCACCCCCATAGAGGTTGGTGACCGGGTAGGAATAGTTGGCGATACGTCTGGGCGAAAAGATACTTTAGCGCGAATCGTCAAGCTAGCTGAACGACAATCCGTACTACGTCGCACCGCCGATGACACCGACCCATATGAACGCATTGTGGTGGCCAATGCCGAACAGCTTTTGATTGTTTGCGCCGTGGCAGACCCACCACCCCGAACCGGGTTTGTGGAACGCGCCCTGGTTGCTGCGTTTGTGGGAAACCTGCAACCGATTATTTGTTTAACCAAATCCGACTTGGCGGATCCCACCCAATTTGCCACCGAGTTTGATGCGTTGAATGTGCCGGTAGTGATATGTGGAATCAACGATCACTTAGAACCCATCCTCGACATTGTAAGTGGTCATGTTACTGCCTTGATTGGACACTCCGGGGTAGGAAAATCTACCCTAGTTAATCGCATTATTCCGCACGCCCAGCGGGAAACTGGTGAGGTTTCCGGGGTGGGGAAAGGCCGACATACCTCCACGCAAACAGTAGCGCTACGGTTGCCGACCGACGGTTGGATCATTGATACCCCGGGAATCCGATCTTTTGGGCTGGCCCATGTGAATGCAGATACGGTTGTAGGGGTGTTCGAAGATTTGGCTGAAGCAGTGCACGATTGCCCACGTGGTTGCACTCATGCCGGACCGCCAACTGACCCGGAATGTCAACTAGATTCATTCAATATCGATTCCCCTACTGGAAGGCGGGTCATAGCAGTGCGAAAATTATTGGCCGCATTGCGTTCCAACGTAGAGTGGAAATAA
- the aroA gene encoding 3-phosphoshikimate 1-carboxyvinyltransferase, producing MTEKPRPFKYWEAPLAPPLHKPFKATVRVPGSKSITNRALVLAAIAENPTTITGALWSRDTQLMAQALKRIGVDVQAEPDPDSPANATIFVEPTGFTGGTVDCGLAGTVMRFVPPLAALADGDVFFDGDEHARQRPMKGILDGLRALGISVQGDSLPFKVSGNGSPMGGMVEIDASASSQFVSGLLLAAPRFAQGITVRHIGETLPSMPHIEMTVHMLRQAGASVDTTTAYQWSVAPGPIRGGVVRVEPDLSNATPFLAAAAVTGSTVQVKDWPTTTTQPGDAIRNILERMGCTVSLTDGDLTVTGPKPGSLQGIEIDMSDIGELTPTVAAMATVANSPSALTGIAHLHGHETDRLQALATEITKIGGQCSELPDGLAIKPSGSLHGAHWSTYDDHRMATTGAIIGLVAPGIKVENIETTAKTLPGFDRMWADMVQEMGMP from the coding sequence ATGACAGAAAAACCTCGCCCATTTAAATATTGGGAAGCTCCCCTTGCACCCCCACTTCATAAGCCCTTCAAAGCAACGGTGCGAGTACCAGGGTCGAAATCAATCACCAATCGGGCTTTAGTTTTAGCTGCCATTGCCGAAAATCCCACCACCATCACCGGCGCCCTATGGTCCCGTGACACCCAACTCATGGCGCAAGCCCTCAAACGTATCGGCGTGGATGTCCAAGCGGAGCCAGATCCTGACTCCCCTGCTAATGCCACAATTTTTGTGGAGCCAACTGGGTTCACCGGCGGCACAGTGGACTGTGGCCTGGCAGGGACCGTGATGAGATTTGTTCCGCCGTTAGCCGCATTAGCCGATGGTGATGTGTTTTTTGATGGTGATGAGCATGCCCGTCAACGACCCATGAAGGGAATCTTAGATGGATTACGTGCACTAGGAATTTCCGTTCAAGGAGATAGCCTTCCATTTAAAGTTTCAGGCAATGGCTCTCCCATGGGGGGCATGGTAGAGATCGATGCCTCAGCATCATCCCAATTTGTCTCTGGCTTATTGCTGGCAGCACCACGATTTGCCCAAGGGATAACCGTACGCCATATAGGTGAGACACTACCGAGCATGCCGCATATTGAAATGACTGTTCATATGCTGCGACAAGCTGGAGCTAGCGTGGACACTACAACGGCATATCAATGGTCCGTAGCACCCGGCCCAATTCGAGGTGGGGTGGTACGGGTGGAACCGGATTTATCAAATGCCACACCATTTTTAGCAGCTGCCGCAGTTACTGGCAGCACCGTGCAGGTGAAGGATTGGCCAACAACCACCACCCAACCAGGTGACGCAATCCGAAATATTTTGGAACGCATGGGCTGTACAGTTTCACTCACTGATGGCGATCTCACTGTGACAGGTCCAAAGCCGGGATCACTTCAGGGAATCGAAATTGACATGTCAGACATTGGTGAATTGACCCCTACGGTTGCGGCAATGGCAACCGTCGCAAATTCACCATCAGCATTGACAGGAATTGCGCATTTACATGGCCATGAAACAGACAGGCTTCAAGCGTTAGCAACGGAGATCACTAAAATTGGTGGCCAGTGCTCCGAGCTACCTGATGGGTTGGCCATCAAACCGTCAGGTAGTCTTCATGGGGCGCATTGGTCTACTTACGATGACCACCGCATGGCGACCACCGGCGCCATCATTGGGCTAGTCGCTCCCGGAATCAAAGTAGAAAACATCGAAACAACAGCCAAAACCCTACCGGGATTTGACCGCATGTGGGCAGACATGGTGCAAGAAATGGGTATGCCATGA
- the ybaK gene encoding Cys-tRNA(Pro) deacylase, whose amino-acid sequence MSKKKPHSATPALKILEDAGISHEVHTFSAGNDHFGEHAVAELGTDPERVFKTLVIDLSAGKGPKRRLAVCCLPVTYQLSLKKAAAAHGVAKAIMADPHDAEKSSGYIPGGISPIGQKHQLPTVVDESAQLWDSIFVSGGRRGLDIEIAPQDLANVTGANFADLLA is encoded by the coding sequence ATGTCCAAGAAGAAACCACATTCGGCAACACCTGCGCTGAAAATTTTAGAGGATGCCGGAATTTCCCATGAGGTGCATACTTTTTCTGCTGGCAATGACCATTTTGGTGAACACGCTGTCGCAGAATTGGGAACAGATCCAGAGCGAGTATTTAAAACACTCGTCATCGATCTTAGCGCTGGGAAAGGACCCAAACGCCGGTTAGCGGTGTGCTGCCTACCAGTAACATACCAACTGTCGCTAAAAAAGGCGGCCGCAGCCCATGGTGTTGCAAAAGCCATCATGGCGGATCCACATGATGCCGAAAAGTCATCAGGTTATATCCCCGGTGGGATCTCACCCATTGGTCAAAAGCATCAATTGCCTACGGTTGTCGATGAGTCAGCACAGTTATGGGACTCTATTTTTGTCTCTGGGGGCCGCCGTGGGCTAGACATCGAAATCGCACCACAGGACTTAGCAAACGTGACAGGTGCAAATTTCGCAGATTTGCTAGCATAA
- a CDS encoding ComF family protein codes for MGFSDYLAAALELALPKTCAGCGAGGVVLCATCRQEWSAIPNQISTRIDPGIPVWSLGVLGGVRRRTIINLKERGRVDVIPYLGAVMRAAVEYLQARGEMDTNIILVPAPTKKSSAAARGGDVVTRVCYASGLTTVPVVHLSETGKDAVGLSAAERWRNRLGAVQIDEIKVKKLTGHVLVVDDVITTGATLKATIMVLTSRGVKIRGGLGWSNA; via the coding sequence ATGGGGTTTTCCGACTATCTTGCCGCAGCGCTGGAATTAGCGTTACCCAAAACATGCGCCGGTTGCGGTGCAGGTGGGGTGGTTTTATGTGCAACATGCCGACAGGAATGGTCGGCGATTCCGAACCAAATTTCGACTCGGATTGATCCGGGGATTCCGGTGTGGTCGCTCGGTGTTTTGGGTGGGGTGCGGCGCCGCACCATCATCAACCTGAAGGAACGAGGTCGGGTTGATGTGATCCCATATCTGGGTGCGGTAATGCGGGCCGCGGTAGAATATCTACAGGCCCGTGGGGAGATGGATACCAATATCATCCTCGTGCCAGCACCCACGAAAAAATCATCGGCCGCGGCACGCGGCGGAGACGTAGTAACACGAGTATGCTATGCCTCAGGACTTACCACAGTTCCAGTGGTGCACCTGAGTGAAACCGGCAAAGATGCGGTCGGATTATCGGCTGCCGAACGGTGGCGTAATCGGTTGGGTGCGGTCCAGATTGATGAGATAAAAGTGAAAAAACTTACTGGTCATGTGCTTGTTGTCGATGATGTGATTACAACAGGAGCGACGCTCAAAGCAACTATTATGGTGCTGACCAGCAGAGGGGTGAAAATACGTGGGGGATTGGGGTGGTCGAACGCCTAA
- the hpf gene encoding ribosome hibernation-promoting factor, HPF/YfiA family, with the protein MTTPAGNESLNPDFKVTITGRNVEVPEHFAERVHSKLAKIARLDPTLTFFHVELQHERNPRRADESDRIQITATGKGHIARAEAKEDSFYAALETVLSRMERSLRKVKERRSISLSGHRAPIGTGEAAKGLVKEADKVQAAGSKYDHDPYADQVEDVLPGQVVRTKEHVANPMSVDDALSEMELVGHDFYLFINKENNQPSVVYRRHAFDYGLISIVPE; encoded by the coding sequence ATGACCACGCCTGCTGGTAATGAGTCCCTGAACCCCGACTTCAAAGTGACCATTACTGGACGCAATGTTGAGGTTCCAGAGCACTTCGCGGAACGTGTCCATTCTAAACTTGCCAAAATCGCACGATTAGACCCGACACTAACATTCTTCCATGTAGAGCTCCAACATGAGCGTAACCCGCGCCGTGCCGATGAAAGCGATCGCATCCAGATCACCGCCACCGGTAAGGGACACATTGCCCGGGCAGAGGCCAAAGAAGATTCCTTCTACGCCGCTCTCGAAACCGTCCTCTCTCGTATGGAGCGCTCGCTGCGCAAGGTGAAGGAACGTCGTTCAATCTCCTTGTCCGGCCACCGGGCTCCCATTGGCACTGGCGAAGCCGCTAAGGGCTTAGTCAAAGAAGCAGACAAGGTGCAGGCCGCTGGTTCCAAGTACGACCATGATCCTTACGCCGACCAGGTGGAGGATGTTTTGCCAGGTCAGGTGGTGCGCACCAAGGAGCACGTTGCTAATCCCATGAGCGTGGATGATGCCCTTTCCGAAATGGAGCTGGTTGGGCACGACTTCTACCTCTTCATCAATAAGGAAAATAATCAACCGTCGGTCGTGTATCGTCGTCACGCTTTCGACTACGGTTTGATCTCCATCGTGCCTGAATAG
- a CDS encoding sigma-70 family RNA polymerase sigma factor: protein MVATTPELQERFEAEALPLIDQLYGGALRMTRNPADAEDLVQETYIKAFQAFESFTPGTNLKAWLYRIMTNAYINSYRKKQRQPLHSSAEDVTDYQLLDSSTHTAVGLESAEVAALKRLPDQTISNAMNGLAEDYRMVVYYADVEGLSYKEIAEIMGTPVGTVMSRLHRGRKQLRETLKDVAHEYGIDVSAVEKQ, encoded by the coding sequence ATGGTTGCAACTACACCGGAACTGCAAGAGCGATTTGAAGCCGAAGCCCTGCCACTTATTGATCAACTCTATGGTGGCGCGCTTCGTATGACCCGCAATCCGGCAGATGCCGAAGATCTGGTACAGGAAACCTATATTAAGGCATTTCAGGCCTTTGAATCCTTTACTCCAGGTACCAATCTTAAGGCGTGGCTGTACCGGATTATGACCAATGCCTACATTAATTCTTATCGTAAGAAACAGCGGCAACCACTGCATTCTTCGGCAGAAGATGTTACTGACTATCAATTGCTTGATTCTTCCACTCATACGGCAGTGGGGTTGGAATCTGCCGAGGTGGCAGCATTGAAACGTTTACCTGACCAAACGATTTCTAATGCCATGAATGGTTTGGCTGAGGACTATCGCATGGTGGTGTATTACGCTGATGTGGAGGGATTATCGTATAAAGAGATTGCAGAAATTATGGGCACACCGGTAGGCACGGTCATGAGTCGACTCCACCGGGGAAGAAAACAGTTGCGAGAAACGTTAAAAGATGTAGCGCATGAATACGGCATCGATGTGAGTGCCGTCGAAAAGCAATAA